The following is a genomic window from Methanobrevibacter sp..
ACAAATATAAAAATAGTTTAGATGATTCCATGAATCATCCTTAAAGCATCCAATAATCCGTGACTGTATTCAATGCAACCGAATGCAGTCCTCATATCCTCTTTTTCAAGATAATATTTTGAATCGTTCCAGTAATCAACAGCCCTGTCATACACTTCTTTTTCCTTGCCTTCAAAAGTAATGTCGGCTACCTGATTCAAATTCCTTTCCAGTTTCGCAATGTCCTTTGCTATTTTTTCTGGACTTTCAAGTTCACTCATTTCAATTGCCTCCAAACATGCATTATTCTCTGTCCAACAGTAAAGTATGATAAAATCACAAGAATGTAGATAACATAGGTAAAGTAAATGTCACCTGCAAAGTATCCTATAATCGCTCCAACAATTAATATAATCATCCTGACTGCCCTTTCAGCAATTCCAATGTTACACTCAGCACCCTGGGATTCTGCCCTTGCCCTAACATAACTTACACATATTGCAGAATGAATCGCCAGAACTCCAACGAACCAGTCACAGTATCCGCCAAAAATAATTCCGATGTAGATTATTGCATCTGCAAACCTGTCCATTGTTGAGTCAAGGAATGCTCCAAACTTGGATGCCCTGTTATGATATCTTGCAACGGCACCGTCAACAACATCCAAAAACCCAGATAATAAAATCGCAAAACACCCTAAAAGAAGGTAATGATTTGCAAAACCATATGCTGCAAGCACTGCAACGAATGGTGATATTACCGTAACGATATTTGGATTGATGTTCAGATTTCGAGCTATCGGATTCAATATTCTTGTCAATAATGGTCTTAAACTTTGAAGCATAGTTATATATAAAGTTTTTATCTAATATAAATGTGAATGAAAGTCCTGAAAACAAGCATTGATGAAGTAGATGAAGATATTGTTCACGAAGCAATAAGAGTCCTGGCCGATGGGGGAGTAATATTATACCCTACAGATACGGTTTATGGTCTTGGAGCAAACATCTTCGACAATAAGGCAGTAAGAAGAGTTTTTGACATTAAGAAGAGAAGCTTTTTAAAGCCATTATCAATTCTTGTCCGTAATGTTGAAACAATTGGTATGGTTTCAAAAATATCATTGGGTCAAAAAAATACGATTAGTAGTTATTTGCCGGGTCCTTACACATTTATCTTGTCCAAAAGGAAAATTGTTCCAAGATACATTACAAGCGGTCTGAGCAATGTCGGTGTCAGGGTTCCGGACTGTGAACTTGCATGCAGGCTGGCAAGTATTTTTCCAATAACCACTACCAGTGCCAATTTATCTGATGATGAAGTTTTATCCAATCCCCGAGAAATTTTAGAACAGCTGGACTGTGAAGTGGATCTGGTCATTGATGTCGGTGATTTAAATACAAAAAACGCTTCATCCATTATTGATTTGACTGGTTTTAAACCAAAAATAATAAGAAAATAAGAGATTATGATTAATCTCTTGCGTATTTAACTAACAATAATGTTCCTAATAATAGAATGATTAATGCCGGAATAAAATTATATCCTGTCACATGTTTTTTAAGGTAACTTTTATGTGATTTTGAATCTTTTGAATCATTTTCATTAGAAATATCATTTTTAGTATTGTCTTCTTTTATTTGTGCTTTAATGTTTTCAGTTTTATTTTTAGGGATAACTGGTGTATTTTCACTAGTGTTTGTTTTATTTTCTGGAGTTGTTGGGGTGCTTTCATTTTTTAAAGTGTCATTTGTTAAATTTGAATTATTGTTGTTGGTTTCATTTATTATGGCTTGTACAATGTCTCTGTAAGTTATTTTATATGCAAAGAAATTCTGATGTCCTGGATTTGTGGATTGCAATACTTCAAAGTCAAATACAGCTTCAGTAGTATTGTTTATTTTTTTAACAGCGCCGTGATCAGGAATAATTTTTTGGCTGGATGTAGCTTTAATTTCTTCCATTAACTTTGAATCAACTCTTTTTCCAGTAAAATCATCACTAAAATGCCAAATGATATGTTGGGTTTTAACGGTGTCCTGCATTGCAATGTCATAATATTCTACAAAGAAAGTTTTCAATTCATTTCCAATGGATTCTTTGCTTTGACGATTAATTGCTTCGGAGGTGTCCTTTACTATAAAGTTATTTCCTTTTGTTGCTTCTTCATCGCCATAGTTAATACAATATCCATTGTATCCGTCATCAAAACTTATATTGTAATGACCGTCTTCACTTGCACCAACAAGATCACCTGTTCGGTCTTCTTCATTTTTAATTTTCAATTCATCTTCTTCGACTTCACTGGACATGATTAGTGTATTATTTTCCGCTGATACACAATTAAGTCCTATTGTCATGGATAGCAAAACGATAAACAAAGTAAGTATTATTTTTTTCAAAATTTTCACCTCTTAACAGTTGTTGCATAATTAGCGTTGTAAGAGGTTATATATAAAGTTAAAGTGAATGGATGGTAACTAAAAAAATAAAGAAAAGATTAAAATTAATCTTTTCTGCGAACAGCAACTGCAATAATTGTAATAATCACAATAACAATTATCAGTATGAATATTGGGTTTCCAGCTGCTTTTAAAAGCTGTGAGGTTGTGTCATTTTGTGGTGTGTCATTGGTGTTGTTAATGGTTTTCACATTGTTGTTATTAATGATTGTGGTGTTGGTCTCATTAACAATGACTGTATTTGTCTTATTTACAATTGTTTTGTTTGTTTCATTTACTGTTGTATCATTATCTGATTTGTTATTGTCATCAGTTTGTTTTTGATTATCTTGTGTATTGTCATCGGATTTTTTACTGTCATCTGTTTGTTTTTGATTGTCTGTTTCTTTGTTTTGATTATCAGCGGTTTTATCGTTATCCTCATCACCAGTTTCATCTACTGGCTGATTGCCTGAATCATCACTTGGAGTTGACAGTATTTCGGGCTCTTCAACGGTTTTCATTGAAACTGTATATGCAATGCAATCGGATTTCTCATCATCAACGGATTTCAAATATTCAAAATTAAAAGTGGCTTCAGTTGAATTGTCAATTTTAACAACAGGGTTGCTGCCGATTTTTTCATGTGAATTCAATGCTTCTTTGATTACATCGTCATTTGAATCTCCATTGTTGAGTTTGGTTAAAATTTGTGCAATCTCATGTTCTTTTCCTTGCTTATATGCTTCGATAATAACTGATTTCACTGTATTTTCAATATCCTTTCCATTAAATTCATCTAATAGAAACTTGTCTGACATTCCAGCATTATTTTTATCAGGATTTATGTTAAAACCAGTAAATCCGTCATTGAATTTAATTTCCCCATCTGAAATGGAAATAGGGAGGATATAATGTCCATTGTCTTCCACTTCAAGAGTATCTGTAGTGTTGTTGCCTGCCCAGACCATGCTGAGGGCGAACAACAGGACTACAAAAAACACAATTATCTTCTTGTTCATATCAAACACTCCTTTAGTTATATTAAAATATGTTTTTTAAATATTTATAATATATGAAAATCAATATTGTATCATGAAAGTATTGGCTAACTTTGTAGATAATCACAAGCTTCCATCAAACTCTTCACTTGATGGCTTGCTGGATGGGGGTTTTGAGAAAGGTTGTGTAACTGAGATATTCGGTTCTCCAAGTTCTGGTAAAAGCAATGTTGCACTGACATTGGCTGTTAACGTTGCAAAAAACAACAGAAAAGTAATTTACATTGACACTGAGGGGGGAATATCAATTGACAGAATCAAACAGATTTCAGGACCTTATTTCTCAAATGTGGCCAATAATATTATGGTTTTAGAACCGACTGATTTTTTACAGCAAACTGAAAACCTAAGATCAATTGACGTATGGCTTAGAAAGCACCATGAAGAAGTGGATTTGATTGTTCTGGACTCTGCCGTTGCATTATATCGTGTAGATGATATGAAATCATACAAGTTAAGCAAGGAGCTTAGAAAGCAAATTCAATTATTGTCCAACATTGCCCGCAGGTATGATATTGCAGTGATTATTACCAATCAGATTTATAATGCCTTTGACGATGAAGGAAACAATGAGGTCAGGGCAGTAGGTGGGGATATTATAGAGTATATAAGCAAGGTAATAATTAAATTGGAACGTGGTGAAGAGATAAATCAAAGGGTAGCCACACTAAAACGTCACAGATCAATACCTGAAGGAAGGCAGGTTACTTTTTCAATAACTTCCGATGGTATAAATTAAGTTAATTTTATTAACAATTAAATATAAATATTTATTTTGGAATTGTTTGAGTGATAATTATGAGGGAAGAGGATTTCGATATTAAAAACCCGAAAAAGAAATTTCAAAAAACCGAAAGAGTGCCTCCTGAAGGATATGACTCCGCTAATGAGTTTTTTGAAGATATGTACATGGACAAAGACATGATTTGGATGGGTCAAAACACCAACCATTTGCATGATGATACAATAGCCGATGCTATGATTGAAGCCATCAAGGAAAAAACTTTTTGTCGATACCCTGCCCCTGAAGGATTCAGCGAACTTAAACAATTAATATTGGATGATTTGGGATTAAAAGATTTGGAAGTATTATTAACATCCGGTGCAACAGAATCATTGTATCTGGTTATGCAGGCATTGCTTGAACCTGAAGACAATGTGGTACTATCTGATCCTGGTTACTTTATCATAGGAGACTTTGCAAACCGTTTTGCAAGCGAAGTAAGGTATGTTCCGATTTACTATCCTGAAAATGACTACAAGCTAACACCTGATTTGTTAAGGAAAAATATGGATGAAAACACCCGTATGGTAATACTTATTGACCCATTAAATCCGTTAGGTTCATCATACACTGAAGATGAACTAAAAGAATTTGCAGAAATTGCAAAGGAAAATGATTTATACTTATTACATGATATAACCTATAAAGACTTTGCACGTGAGCACTTTTTAGTGGAAAACTATGCTCCTGGCCAAACACTGACAATCTACAGTTTTTCAAAAATATTCGGAATGGCAGGTTTAAGGGTAGGGGGAGTTGTATCCTCAAAACCGATAATTGATGCTATTAAAAATGCTGTAGTCAATGATTTGGGAGTCAATATCATTTCACAATACGGTGCAATCGCAGGTCTTAAATCTAAACCACAATGGTTTGATGAAATGCGTGAAACCTGTTTTGAAAATCAAAGGTTAATCAATGAAATGATTGAACCGATTGAAGGAGTATTCCTGCCGGTTTACCCATCAGATGCAAACATGATGGTAATCGACCTGTCAGGTGCCGGAATCAATCCGAAGGTCATGTCCAATTACCTGATTGAGAAAAAACTGTTTACAAGGGAAGGGGAATACACTTCAGAAGAATTCGGTGACAGATACTTGCGTATAAGTTTCTCCATACCAACTGAAGAAATCAAGGTATTCTGTGAAGAATTCCCAAAAGCAGTTGAAGCTTTGAGAACAAAATAAGGTTAATGATATGAGATTTAGGTATCATCAACCTATTCCTAATTTTTATGATATAGAAAACCCTCACCATCCGAAAACCACTATTTCTAATGATTTTTTAAATGAATTTGCTGACATTGCCGTTGCATCAGGATTTGTGGGTCTCAGCTATTCCAAACTAAGCGATGAGTTTAAAGAGGAATGGGATATTGACTGGGACAATATAATTATCCTTAAATATGCAATGTCTGATGAAATTCTTAAAATGAAACCTTCAGATGAAAAATGCAAACTGATGGATTTGGAATTTCAGGAATTCGGTCAAAAGACATTTGCTCTTGCAGACATTTTAAGAGAAGAAGGCTTTAAAGCCGATTTAATCAATCCATTGGATGATAGGGTAAGTTTAAGAGCAATTGCTCTTCAGTCCAATGATGCGGTAATTACAAGAAGCAACATGTGCATGTTTAAGGAAGGGTTGAATTTAGGATTTTTCATGATCCATACTTCAATTGAAAACTTGCCATTTAAAGAGGAAAATGAACTTAAATGGGTTGAGGATTACTGCTCCACCTGCGGAGTATGCATTGACAGATGTCCTGAAAATGCATTTGATGAAAATGAAAAGTTTCAAAGGAAATTATGCACTGCACACCGTGAAGGCTGCAGCATCTGCATAAACTTCTGTCCCTTTTACATAAGAGGTTACGATAAAGTTAAAAAAAGATATTCGAGGATGAAAAAATGAACGAGAAAATAGCATTGGTATCCTGTAGTGGATTAAGCCCGTTGGGTTTGGTTGTAAGGGCAGCTACCGTTGAACTGGCACTTGAAAACGATAACATTGTAGCGGCATGCATAACTGAGTATTCCGCTCAGCCTAATAATTGTTCTTCAATTCTTGAAGATGCAAAAATTGTTACAATTACAGGTTGTGGTGATGACTGCGCATCAGTGATTTTGAACGAAAAAGAAATTAATCCAGTAAAAAATATTTCTGCAGATGCAGTTGTTAAGACTTATGATTTAAATCCGTTGGATGCTGTCCGTTTGGATGATGATGGGGAAAAAGCAGTAACTGTACTTAAAAAATATATTTTAAATGAATTAAAAAAAATATAAAAGAGAATATTTAATCTGACAAGTAATAATATTCTCCTTTTTCTTTCTGTTCACGGTCTTTGTAACTGTCGAGCTTGTTGACTCTTGGTCTTTTGGTTTCCTTATCTCTTCTGAATGTAATGTTCAGGTTTCCTAAAAACTCGTTCATTGCATTTCTAAGGTCAGTCGGTTTTGAAGCATGACCGTTTAAACCGGGAGTTCCGTTAAACACCATTGCCCTGTCAGAGATATAATCGATAAACACGATATCGTGGTCTACAATAAGTGATGCAGCATTTCTGCTTTCAACCATCTTACGAATGACTCTTGCAGCAATTAATCTTTGTTCCACATCAAGAAATGCTGTTGGTTCGTCGAAAAGATATATTTCAGCATCTTTTGATAATGTTGCAGCTATTGCAAGTCTTTGAAGTTCTCCCCCACTTAAACCTTTAACTGGTTTGTCAAGCATTTCATCCAATGTTAATGGGTTCATGATTTCACTTTCAAAGATTTTTGATCCGAAACTAGGTGCATTCATATATAAAAAGTCACTTACGGTTCCTTCAAAGTTTGAAACAATGTATTGTGGCTTGTATGCAATTGTAACTTCTTCATCAACCTCTCCTGCGGTTGGCTCTTCAACGCCTGCAAGCATTTTGGCAAATGTTGTTTTACCGATACCGTTTGAACCGAATGCAGTTACAATTTCGTCGTAAAATATTTCACCGGCATCTGCACTTAAACTGAATCCGTCATACTCTTTTGACAAATCGCTGTATGATGCAAGTGCATCACCTTCATCTTCTGGAGTTGGCGGTCTGATTGTAAACTCAATTGGATTTCTTCTGATTCTTACATTTTCTTCAGCTAAAAATCCATTGATGTAAGCATTAATACCTAAACGAACTCCTTTTTTACCGGAAACCACACCGTATCCTCCTGGCTGTCCGTATAGTATATGGACATTGTCAGATAATGCGTCCAAAGTAGCAAGGTCGTGCTCAATGACAAGCACGCTTTTACCTTCTTCAGCTAAAGATCTTATTACCTTTACTGCATTTAATCTTTGGGAAACATCCAGCCAGGATGTCGGTTCATCAAAGTAGTAGAAGTCCCCTTCTCTTAAAACGGTTGCAGCTATTGCAACTCTTTGAAGTTCTCCTCCACTCAGGTTTTCCATATTTCTGTCAAGAACATTTTCAAGCTGCAATTCCTCGGTAACGTAATCCAGTTTGTCCCTTTCATTAACATTGCTAAGTAAATCTTTAACTTTACCTTTAACAACTTTCGGAAGCTTATCGACCATCTGTGGTTTTAGGATGGTTTTTATGTTTCCTTCGGATAAGTCTTGGAAGTATTTCTGAAGGGATGATCCCTTGTAATAGTCAATTACTGCATCCCAGTTTTCAGGTTTGTTTTCAAAATCCCCAAAGTTTGGGATTAAACTTCCGGATAATATGTTCATTATTGTGGATTTACCAATACCGTTTGGTCCGAGAAGACCCAGTACGCTTCCAGGTTCAAGAGATGGAAGTCCGAACAGTTCAAATTGGTTTTGACCAAATCTGTGAATTGGTTCGCCTGCTGCTTCAGGCAAGTTAATAATTGTAATAGCATCAAACGGGCAACGGTTGGTACAAATACCGCACCCTTCACATAATTCTTCAGATATCAACGGTTTTTTGGAATCTTCATCAATCACTATGGTGTCTTCATCCATTCTAACACCTGGACAGTAATGTATACAAAGATAATCACATTTTTTCGGTTGACATCGGTCTTTGTCTAAAATTGAAATACGAGTCATTATTATCTCCTTAAAATATAATCATTAATAATTTTGTAAATACTATCTAATTAAAGTATTGTCAAAATCGGTTTTACTCTTATTATTTTTGCGATTGAATTTTTTATAATATTGTATCTTGTTAGATTAATGAGGATTATATGGTAAAAGTTTTAAGTAATGAATTTAAAATTGTTAAATATAAATCTACTTTTAAATTTAAAAGTATCAGGTGGTTAAATGAATATTAATAAAATTTTAAGTTTAATATTGGCATTTGTTATTATCATGTCTGCATGTGGTGTAGCATTTGCTGATTCTAGTGATGGAGGAAGTGACTCTTCAGATTCTTCAGGTTCTGGTTCTTCAGATTCTTCTTCGTCTTCATCTTCTTCTTCATCAGATTCTCCTAGTTCATCTTCAGATTCTTCATCTAGTAGTAGCAGTTCTGATTCAAGCAGTAAAGATTCTTCAAGTTCTAGTTCTGATTCGTCAAAAAGTAGTAGTTCAAAATCCAGTTCAGGTTCTAGTTCTAGCAGTTATAGCTCAGGTTCTAATTATGGATCCAGCTCAAATTCCGGATACAGTTCCAGCGGATACAGTTCCGGTTCATATTCACAATCTCAACCAACATACAGTGCTGCTGATTCTTCTTCAAGTGATGATGTATCAACAGATGATGTTGTCAATGCAACAAACCAAACAACAAATGTTACAAACAACACTGCCAATAACACTAATGTATCTGAAACTGGAAACCCTTCTGGTGTAAGCACATATGTTATAATGTTAAGTATAGCAGCTATTTTAGTTATTATAGCTATTGTATTGGTATACTTCAAATTATAATTTAATTAAACTAGGAATTTTCCTAGTTTTAATATTATTTTTTAATTTTTTAGGCCGAATTTCTATTTCAATCAAATTTATATACTTGTTTTAATCATATAGTTATTATAATCAGGAATTTAATTATATGTGGGATTGTTTATATTTAAATTTTCAAGAAACTTTTGATTTTTTAGTAATAATGTGATAGTGATAAGATGAAACAAGTGATGATTGTAAGAACTGATTTGAAAATGCGTAAAGGAAAAATCGCTGCACAATGTTGTCATGGAGCTATAGGAGCTTATAAGAAATCGCCTCAGGATAAAATTAAAAAATGGGAAAATGAGGCATATGCCAAAGTGGTTTTAAAAGTGAAAACTTTAGAAGAGTTAACTTCTCTTAAAAAAATGGCTGATAAAAAGGGTATTGCAAATTATTTGGTTGTTGATGCTGGAAGAACACAAATACCCTCTTCCAGTGTGACTGTTCTGGCACTTGGTCCTGATGAGGATGATGTTCTTGATGAGGTTACTGGTGATTTGAAACTTTTATAATTAATGGTTGTGGTTGTCATTATAAAACAGGTTGTAAAGATTGGTGGAAGTCTGTTTCCAAATTATGCAATTGAACTTGCAGAGCAATTGGAAAAATCCAATTCAGTTATTATTTTGGGCGGTGGCGAATTTGCAAATCTGATTCGCAGATATGATGAGGAAATCCACTTTACAGAACATACTAATCACTGGCGAGCTATCGATTGCATGGATATTATAGCAAAACTTGTTAACGATAAAGTGGAATCAACTGAATTGGCATTTTCCATTGAAGAGGTAAATAAAATTTCCGATGAAGGTTTGACTCCAATTTTTGTCGTTTCTGATTTTTTAAAAAGAGAAGATCCCTTTGAGTGCAGCTGGGATGTGACTTCAGATTCAATTGCAGCTTATGTTGCACACCTTCTAAATGCAAACCTTTTAATAGTAACAAATGTAAATGGTATATATACCCAAGAACCGAAAGAGCCAGGTTCAACATTCATAAGTAAAATTGATGCAAAAACTTTACTAACTTTTCAAGAGTCATCAATTGATGTAATGTTACCGTCTCTTTTATTAAGGTATGGGACTAATTGTTATGTTGTGAATGGGAAGTACCCTGAAAGGGTTTTATCTTTAATAGATGATAATATAAATGATTATAACTTCGATTACACACAAATAACAGGTGATTAGAATGAAAAAAGTAGAATGTGTAAGTTGTAAACAAGAAATTCCATTAACCGGTACATTCGTTGAATTTGAATGTCCTGAATGTGGAGCAAAAATTGCAAGATGTGAAAAATGCCGTACTTTTGGCCACGCTTACAAATGTGAATGTGGTTTTGAAGGACCTTAAATTTAAATGGAGGAATTAGAATGGGTGAAGTATTAACTACTATGAAAATTATGCCAGACAGTCCTGAAGAAGACTTAGAAGCAATCAAAGCAACTATTGAAAGTTCAATGCCTGAAGGTGCAAAAATCCACGAAATTGCAGAAGAACCAATTGCATTTGGTTTAGTTGCTGTAATTTTACAATTCATCACTGAAGATGGTGAAGGTGGATCTGAAGCTGTTGAAGAAATGGTTCAGGCTATTGATGGTGTTGCTAGTATTGAAATTACTGGTGTAGGAAGATTAATGTAGATTTTTTTTATATATTTTGAGTTATTTTTCAATAACTCTCATTTACTATTTTTTTAGACTTTTTTTTTAATTATTGATGGTTTAATTTAGGTTTATTTTTTGACGGTTATTGTGGTTGTGGTTGTGTGTTTTTTCATGTTGTCGCACTTTCAAAACTTTTTAATATCTAATAAAATATACTATTATTAATTAATTATTTGGAGGCAAAAACAATGAACTTTGAGTTAAGTATTGATCGTGAAAGTCCATTTCAACCAGGTAAGCCAGTTTCTCCATATTACTTTAAAGGAAGACATTCCAGTATTCAGAAAATATTAAGGTATTATAATAATGCCTGTGACAGGGATGTGCAGCATTTCTTTTTAACAGGTAAGAAAGGTATTGGTAAAACATCACTTGCAGAATTTGTCAAACAATACCTTGAAGACAACAAAAACGCTTTGGGCATTTATGTTTCCAATAAAGGTCAGAATTCCCTTGAGGCTCTTGTGACCTCTATTTTTGAAGCATTTTTAAATAATGTGGAGAAAAGCTTTTTTGAAAGAGGCTTTGAAAGCTTATTTGGTAAATTAGAAAGTATTGAATTTAAGGGCGCTAAAATACATTTCAAGCCTGATGAGGAAACTTCCAGAGATTTGGTCGCAAGTTTTCATTACATTTTAAATGAACTGGTTGGGGAATTTGATGATAAGGATTGTATCTTTTTGATTATAGATGATATTAATGGTTTATCACAACAGGAAGAATTTGTCAACTGGTATAAGAGGTTTGCAGACACCATTGAGGTTGATGATTCATTTGATTTGCCGTTATATATATTATTTGCAGGATATCCTGAGAAATTCGATAATCTGGTGCTGCAGGATTTGTCTTTTGGAAGAATATTTCACCATGAGGAAATAACCAATCTTGAAGATAGTGATGTTTGTCAGTTTTTTGTCAATGCGTTTGATAGTGTGGGCATGACTTGTCAAAATGATGCATTGGATTTATTGGTATTATTCTCCCAAGGTTCTCCTTTAATGATGCAACATATTGGGGATGCGGTCTTTTGGCAGGCTGATGGTGAAATCATAACAAAAGAAACAGCGGCAATGGGTATCTTAACTGCTGCCAATGAGCTGGGAATCAAACAGATACGTCCGGATTTAAACAGAATAGAATCAAAACATTATTTGAATATTCTTTTAAAACTGGGAAAACACCAGATATATAGCTTCCAGAAAAATGAACTGGAACAATATCTATCTGAAGAAGAATAAATGTTTTAAGTAATTTTTTAGCTAAAATGACTGATATTGGCATTTTGAATCCAATTGGCATTCAAAACAGTGGCGAATATGAGTTCAGTAATATTTTATACTTTACTTATTTCATGATCAAGGCAAATGAAGGCAGTATTTTGGATTAAAAAATTATTTTTTTGAGCTCACTTCAGAAACGGTAGTTTAATTTAAATCTTTTTTATATATTTTGAGTTATTTTTCAATAACTCTCATTTACTATTTTTTCATATTTTTTTTTGCTTACCTAATTTTTACAAAACATTTATATACTAGTTTATACTACCTGTTATATAACACTTGTTATCTTTGTAATCAT
Proteins encoded in this region:
- a CDS encoding ATP-binding protein; protein product: MNFELSIDRESPFQPGKPVSPYYFKGRHSSIQKILRYYNNACDRDVQHFFLTGKKGIGKTSLAEFVKQYLEDNKNALGIYVSNKGQNSLEALVTSIFEAFLNNVEKSFFERGFESLFGKLESIEFKGAKIHFKPDEETSRDLVASFHYILNELVGEFDDKDCIFLIIDDINGLSQQEEFVNWYKRFADTIEVDDSFDLPLYILFAGYPEKFDNLVLQDLSFGRIFHHEEITNLEDSDVCQFFVNAFDSVGMTCQNDALDLLVLFSQGSPLMMQHIGDAVFWQADGEIITKETAAMGILTAANELGIKQIRPDLNRIESKHYLNILLKLGKHQIYSFQKNELEQYLSEEE